A genomic window from Phoenix dactylifera cultivar Barhee BC4 chromosome 7, palm_55x_up_171113_PBpolish2nd_filt_p, whole genome shotgun sequence includes:
- the LOC103715193 gene encoding uncharacterized protein LOC103715193 produces the protein MPIVLFLCLSLSSLLSSASASEPAAGGAMSAYEVLKSHGLPMGLLPKGIQDFRVDGEGRFEVRLEAACTARFESQSEVRFNSTVSGTLSYGQIAPLSGVAAQELFLWFPVRGIRVDIPSSGLIYFDVGVIYKRFSLSLFETPPDCIPLSSFSEALGEGSRIARLVSKSQLGELRYNLDQKGARGVVL, from the exons ATGCCGATCGTTTTATTCCTCTGCCTCTCTCTGTCTTCGTTGCTTTCATCGGCTTCGGCGTCGGAGCCGGCGGCGGGGGGTGCGATGAGCGCCTACGAGGTGCTGAAATCGCACGGATTGCCGATGGGGCTGCTGCCGAAAGGGATACAAGACTTCCGGGTGGACGGCGAGGGGCGGTTCGAGGTCCGGCTCGAGGCGGCGTGCACGGCCAGGTTCGAGAGCCAGAGCGAGGTCCGGTTCAACTCCACCGTCTCCGGCACGCTGTCCTACGGACAGATCGCTCCACTCTCTGGCGTCGCCGCCCAGGAACTCTTCCTCTGGTTCCCCGTCCGCGGCATCCGCGTAGACATCCCCAGCTCCGGCCTCATCTACTTCGACGTCGGCGTCATCTACAAGcgcttctccctctccctcttcgaGACCCCGCCCGATTGCATCCCTCTTTCCTCCTTCTCGGAAGCCCTCGGCGAGGGCTCCCGCATCGCCCGTCTCGTCTCCAAG AGTCAGTTGGGGGAGCTGCGTTACAACCTCGATCAAAAGGGTGCTCGAGGGGTTGTTCTGTGA
- the LOC103715192 gene encoding thioredoxin F-type, chloroplastic-like, translating to MDATQRGGRAVVVSSSSLEMAAPVVGQVTEVNKDTFYPLVNASSSEIVILDMYTQWRGPCEVMAAKCQELSEKHLDVVFLKLDCKQENKALAKELDIRVVPTFKIIKDSKVVKEVRGAKFDDLVAATETVKSS from the exons ATGGACGCCACCCAGCGAGGGGGCAGGGCGGTGGTGGTGAGCTCGTCAAGCCTGGAGATGGCGGCTCCGGTCGTCGGGCAGGTGACGGAGGTGAACAAGGACACCTTCTACCCCCTCGTGAATGCCTCCAGCTCCGAGATCGTCATTCTTGACATGTATACCCAATG GCGTGGTCCTTGTGAGGTGATGGCTGCTAAGTGTCAAGAATTGTCTGAGAAGCACCTTGATGTTGTATTTCTTAAGCTTGACTGCAAGCAAGAAAATAAG GCCCTTGCAAAAGAGTTGGACATACGGGTCGTCCCGACCTTTAAGATTATCAAGGATAGCAAGGTTGTAAAAGAAGTAAGAGGGGCCAAATTTGATGACTTAGTTGCTGCAACAGAGACAGTGAAGTCAAGCTGA
- the LOC103715197 gene encoding probable inactive UDP-arabinopyranose mutase 2: MSLNIKDNEVDIVIAALRSDLTAFMEKWRPFFSRFHLIIIKDPDMEEDLQIPPGFDHQVFTKSDMAQILGATSINFSGHSCRYFGYLISRKKYIISIDDDCLPARDNTGTLVDAVAQHIVNLKTPATPFFFNTLYDPFCKGADFVRGYPFSLRNGVECALSCGLWLNIADYDAPTQVVKPNERNVRYVDAVMTVPVRAMMPMSGINIGFNRELLGPALLPGLRLAGEGKQRWETMEDIWCGMCAKVVCDHLGLGVKSGLPYVWRGDGVDVKGAMESLKREWEGVKLMEEVAPFFQSVRLPRTAVTAEDCVIEMAAMVKEQLGPLNPVFAGAADAMLEWVKLWKAAGSQGA; encoded by the coding sequence ATGTCTTTGAACATTAAGGACAATGAGGTTGATATCGTGATTGCGGCACTCCGATCTGATCTCACTGCTTTCATGGAGAAATGGCGACCATTTTTTTCCCGCTTCCACCTCATAATCATCAAAGATCCTGACATGGAAGAGGACCTACAAATACCCCCAGGCTTTGATCATCAGGTGTTCACAAAATCTGATATGGCTCAGATTCTGGGAGCCACTTCCATCAACTTCTCCGGTCATTCATGCCGGTACTTTGGTTATCTCATCTCACGCAAGAAATACATTATCTCCATCGATGATGACTGTCTTCCTGCAAGGGACAATACTGGCACCTTAGTCGATGCTGTAGCACAGCACATAGTGAATCTTAAGACACCTGCCACACCATTCTTCTTCAACACACTCTATGATCCATTTTGCAAAGGTGCAGACTTTGTCCGAGGCTATCCATTCAGTCTGCGAAATGGAGTTGAATGCGCACTGTCTTGTGGCCTATGGCTCAACATTGCTGACTATGATGCTCCCACTCAGGTTGTAAAACCAAATGAGAGAAACGTTCGATATGTGGATGCTGTGATGACAGTTCCAGTTAGGGCGATGATGCCTATGAGTGGAATCAATATTGGGTTCAACAGGGAGTTGCTTGGTCCTGCATTGCTTCCAGGGTTACGTTTGGCAGGAGAGGGCAAGCAAAGATGGGAGACAATGGAGGATATATGGTGTGGGATGTGTGCCAAGGTGGTGTGCGACCACTTGGGTCTTGGGGTGAAGAGCGGGCTGCCGTATGTTTGGAGGGGCGATGGGGTTGATGTGAAGGGTGCCATGGAGAGCTTGAAGAGGGAATGGGAAGGCGTGAAATTGATGGAGGAGGTTGCGCCCTTCTTCCAGTCGGTGAGGTTGCCAAGGACTGCAGTTACCGCAGAGGATTGTGTAATTGAGATGGCAGCGATGGTGAAAGAACAGCTGGGGCCACTGAATCCGGTGTTTGCAGGTGCTGCAGATGCCATGTTGGAGTGGGTCAAGCTCTGGAAGGCTGCAGGATCTCAGGGAGCATAA
- the LOC103715219 gene encoding pentatricopeptide repeat-containing protein At5g66500, mitochondrial yields MKSPRSILSRWRSIRPSGKSLSAHHPFGGTPPKDFSSYLNADNPISTLLLALRCGTPLRPHDFPPVLAACSSFHNLGRQVHALMLKTAVHSQPIPATALLSMHSGCGRVDDALLVFDEMPVRDAVAWNALISCLVRHGIASHAIAAFHSMVDDGIAFTGHTLCSVLKACASLRALRQGKQIHAWVVSNGYNSVVMGTALIDFYSSFGMIQDAMEVFTRLNCPRDVAVYNALVGGCIQNRQYKEAFTVLREVRPNGITLTSALSACSELLNLSYGKQIHCVVIRRGFDSDVILCNALMDLYAKCGEITAARLVFNLIAEKNVVSWTCIIDAYGSYGHGTEALMLFRMMEEGKCQEVTPNAVTFLAILTACAHSGMVDEGRDCFFLMRDKYGIDPGPEHYACFIDLLGRAGRIDEAWDLYCGLSENAGKLTPAVCVAMLNACRTSTDLVKGDHVAKHLLHLDRDNPGSYVLVSNFYAAVGRWEGAEDLRKQMTGRGLKKEVGSSQIAVKGCN; encoded by the coding sequence ATGAAGTCTCCTCGTTCCATCCTCTCCCGTTGGCGTTCCATCCGTCCGTCTGGGAAAAGCCTCTCCGCCCACCACCCGTTCGGCGGAACGCCCCCAAAGGATTTTTCCTCTTATCTCAACGCCGACAACCCCATCTCCACCCTTCTCCTCGCGCTCCGCTGCGGCACACCTCTTCGACCCCATGACTTCCCTCCCGTCCTGGCCGCGTGCTCCTCCTTCCACAACCTAGGACGTCAAGTCCACGCTCTCATGCTCAAGACCGCCGTCCATTCCCAACCCATTCCCGCCACTGCCCTTCTTAGTATGCACTCCGGATGCGGCCGTGTCGACGACGCCCTTTTAGTCTTCGATGAAATGCCCGTGAGGGATGCCGTTGCCTGGAACGCCCTCATCTCCTGCCTTGTCCGCCACGGCATCGCCTCCCATGCAATTGCGGCCTTCCACTCGATGGTTGATGACGGAATCGCATTCACCGGGCACACTTTGTGCTCTGTACTGAAAGCTTGTGCCTCCTTGCGTGCCCTTCGGCAGGGGAAGCAGATCCATGCTTGGGTAGTCAGCAATGGTTATAATTCCGTGGTCATGGGTACTGCActgattgatttctattctaGTTTTGGGATGATCCAGGATGCTATGGAGGTCTTTACCAGATTGAATTGCCCGAGGGATGTTGCGGTTTATAATGCTTTAGTTGGTGGGTGCATCCAAAACCGGCAGTACAAAGAGGCATTTACAGTGCTTAGAGAAGTGAGGCCAAATGGTATCACCCTTACCTCTGCTCTCTCTGCTTGCTCAGAGTTGCTGAATTTGTCCTACGGGAAGCAAATACACTGTGTGGTGATACGCCGTGGCTTTGATTCAGATGTTATCTTGTGTAATGCCCTTATGGACTTGTATGCAAAGTGTGGAGAAATAACAGCTGCTCGCTTGGTCTTTAATTTGATCGCCGAGAAGAATGTGGTTTCTTGGACTTGTATAATTGATGCCTATGGGAGTTATGGACATGGGACTGAAGCTTTAATGTTGTTCAGGATGATGGAAGAAGGAAAATGTCAAGAAGTTACACCAAATGCTGTGACTTTCCTTGCAATACTTACAGCTTGTGCTCATTCAGGTATGGTGGACGAGGGACGGGACTGCTTCTTTTTGATGAGAGATAAGTATGGCATTGATCCAGGTCCAGAGCATTATGCCTGTTTTATTGACCTGCTGGGCCGGGCAGGGAGAATAGATGAAGCATGGGATCTTTATTGTGGGCTAAGTGAAAATGCTGGTAAGCTGACACCTGCAGTTTGTGTAGCTATGCTGAATGCTTGCCGAACTAGTACGGATTTGGTGAAAGGGGATCACGTCGCAAAGCATCTTCTGCATCTGGACCGTGATAACCCTGGAAGTTATGTCTTGGTTTCAAACTTTTATGCGGCTGTTGGAAGGTGGGAAGGGGCAGAGGACTTGAGAAAGCAGATGACGGGCAGAGGGCTGAAAAAGGAGGTAGGTAGCAGCCAGATTGCCGTCAAAGGTTGCAACTGA
- the LOC103715195 gene encoding uncharacterized protein LOC103715195, with translation MQPPSLVSLTVDSALLHIAHITDLSAIPDPILVELFLKTLHAGKLTEKILKLFTATGNEEILFFVQSLNIKQILTPILPTRCSEKF, from the exons ATGCAACCCCCATCGCTAGTTTCTCTCACCGTTGACTCGGCTCTCCTCCACATCGCCCACATCACCGATCTCTCGGCGATCCCCGACCCCATCCTCGTCGAGCTCTTCCTG AAAACCTTACATGCAGGAAAGCTGACAGAGAAGATTCTGAAGTTATTCACGGCAACTGGTAACGAGGAGATCCTTTTCTTTGTACAGTCCCTCAACATCAAACAGATCCTTACCCCAATTCTTCCTACCA GGTGCTCCGAAAAATTTTAG
- the LOC103715194 gene encoding glycine-rich RNA-binding protein 4, mitochondrial: MHLASRLRLSQPPPPLLQLLRFHCAFPPSPPPSKSKLFVAGLSWSVDEKSLKDAFSSFGEVAEVRIMYDKNTGRARGFGFVHFSTEHEAKCAKDAMDGKVLLGRPLRISFALEKVRGGPLVVPRVSMVNESSD, encoded by the exons ATGCATTTGGCGAGCAGGCTGAGACTGTCGCAGCCTCCTCCGCCACTTCTTCAGCTACTGCGCTTCCACTGCGCTttccctccttctcctcctccatccAAGTCCAAGCTATTCGTTGCAG GTCTTTCATGGTCGGTGGATGAGAAGTCGTTAAAAGATGCTTTCTCTTCTTTTGGTGAGGTCGCTGAAG TTAGGATAATGTATGACAAGAACACTGGAAGGGCAAGAGGCTTTGGGTTTGTCCATTTTTCCACAGAACATGAAGCTAAATGTGCCAAAGATGCTATGGATGGAAAG GTATTATTAGGCCGACCTTTGAGGATAAGCTTTGCTCTCGAAAAGGTTCGTGGTGGACCATTAGTGGTTCCTCGGGTTTCCATGGTAAACGAGTCCAGTGATTAG